The Triticum aestivum cultivar Chinese Spring chromosome 3A, IWGSC CS RefSeq v2.1, whole genome shotgun sequence genome includes a region encoding these proteins:
- the LOC123059919 gene encoding probable leucine-rich repeat receptor-like protein kinase At1g68400 — protein sequence MLRPSDSTTPVLLLLLTALLACGANAGSPEGDAAALADFRLAADRSGALASWNASASPSPCGWRGVTCAGGRVTRLVLEGLGLSGADALPALARLDGLRVLSLKGNQLSGAVPDLSPLLGLKLLFLSRNALSGAIPPSLGKLYRLYRLDLSYNNLSGVVPPELARLDRLLTLRLDSNRLTGGVDGIAQPRLQDLNVSNNLLSGRIPVAMAGFPAGAFGGNAGLCGAPLPPCKQEVQNASPCPPAAAMAASSPSSKPPDGKGKMSRGVVAAIVAADFAVVGLVAGLLFCYFWPRLSGRRSDRRHREGEKIVYSSSPYGAAGVVAAAGGTYERGKMVFLEDAGVRRFELEELLRASAEMLGKGGCGTAYKAVLDDGSVVAVKRLRDAAPAAASTKKDFEHHMAVLGRLRHPNVVPLNAYYYARDEKLLVYEFMPNGSLFSLLHGNRGPGRTPLDWAARMRIAAGAARGLAYIHHASRRGGLTPKLAHGNIKSTNILLDRSGEARLADCGLAQLGTSSPAASSAGYRAPEAPAPASRPWASQKGDVYALGVVLLELLTGRCPGSELPNGGVVAELPRWVQSVVREEWTSEVFDLELMKDKGIEEEMVAMLQLALSCAASAPDQRPKVGYVVRMIDEVRACGDPQASSPSHGSSMDESSGVSDSPAVSDGGGAASQ from the exons ATGCTTCGTCCCAGCGACAGCACCACcccggtgctgctgctgctgctcaccGCCTTGCTTGCCTGCGGCGCCAATGCCGGCTCGCCGGAGGGCGACGCCGCCGCGCTCGCCGACTTCCGCCTCGCCGCGGACCGCTCCGGCGCGCTCGCGAGCTGGAACGCGTCCGCCAGCCCGTCCCCGTGCGGCTGGCGCGGGGTGACGTGCGCGGGCGGGCGCGTGACGCGGCTGGTGCTCGAGGGGCTCGGTCTGTCCGGCGCAGACGCGCTCCCGGCGCTGGCCCGGCTCGACGGCCTCCGCGTGCTGAGTCTCAAGGGGAACcagctctccggcgccgtcccggACCTCTCGCCGCTGCTCGGGCTCAAGCTGCTCTTCCTCTCCCGCAACGCGCTCTCCGGCGCCATCCCGCCCTCGCTCGGCAAGCTCTACCGGCTCTACCGGCTCGACCTCTCCTACAACAACCTGTCCGGCGTCGTGCCGCCCGAGCTGGCCCGGCTCGACCGGCTGCTCACGCTCAGGCTCGACTCCAACCGCCTCACCGGCGGGGTCGACGGCATTGCGCAGCCGAGGCTGCAGGATCTCAACGTGTCCAACAATCTCCTCTCGGGGAGGATTCCGGTGGCCATGGCGGGGTTTCCGGCGGGCGCGTTCGGCGGGAACGCCGGCCTGTGCGGCGCGCCGCTGCCGCCGTGCAAGCAGGAGGTGCAGAACGCGTCCCCGTGCCCTCCCGCTGCGGCCATGGCGGCGTCGTCGCCCTCGTCGAAGCCGCCGGATGGCAAGGGGAAGATGAGCCGCGGGGTCGTGGCAGCAATTGTGGCCGCGGACTTCGCCGTGGTCGGGCTCGTCGCCGGGCTGCTCTTCTGCTACTTCTGGCCGCGCCTCTCCGGGCGGCGGAGCGACAGGCGCCACCGCGAGGGGGAGAAGATCGTCTACTCCTCCAGCCCGTACGGCGCTGCAGGCGTGGTCGCGGCGGCCGGTGGCACGTACGAGCGAGGAAAGATGGTGTTTCTCGAGGACGCCGGCGTGAGGCGGTTCGAACTGGAGGAGCTGCTGCGCGCGTCCGCGGAGATGCTCGGCAAAGGCGGCTGCGGCACTGCGTACAAGGCGGTGCTCGACGACGGCAGCGTCGTGGCCGTGAAGCGGCTCCGCGACGCGGCGCCCGCGGCGGCGTCGACCAAGAAGGACTTCGAGCACCACATGGCCGTGCTCGGCCGCCTCCGCCACCCCAACGTTGTGCCGCTCAACGCCTACTACTACGCCCGCGACGAGAAGCTGCTCGTCTACGAGTTCATGCCCAACGGCagcctcttctccctcctccacG GTAACCGAGGGCCGGGCCGGACGCCGCTGGACTGGGCGGCGCGCATGCGCATCGCGGCGGGCGCCGCGCGGGGCCTCGCCTACATCCACCACGCGAGCCGGCGCGGCGGGCTGACGCCCAAGCTGGCGCACGGCAACATCAAGAGCACCAACATCCTGCTCGACAGGTCGGGCGAGGCGCGCCTCGCGGACTGCGGGCTGGCGCAGCTGGGCAcgtcgtcgccggcggcgagctcggcggggTACCGCGCGCCcgaggcgccggcgccggcgtcgcGGCCGTGGGCGTCGCAGAAGGGCGACGTGTACGCGCTCGGGGTGGTGCTGCTGGAGCTGCTGACGGGGCGGTGCCCGGGCAGCGAGCTGCCCAACGGCGGCGTGGTGGCGGAGCTGCCGCGGTGGGTGCAGTCGGTGGTGCGGGAGGAGTGGACGTCGGAGGTGTTCGACCTGGAGCTGATGAAGGACAAGGGCATCGAGGAGGAGATGGTGGCGATGCTGCAGCTGGCCCTGAGCTGCGCGGCGAGCGCGCCCGACCAGCGGCCCAAGGTCGGGTACGTGGTGAGGATGATCGACGAGGTCCGCGCGTGCGGGGACCCGCAGGCGTCGTCGCCGTCGCACGGGTCGTCCATGGACGAGTCCTCCGGCGTCTCCGACTCGCCCGCCGTCTCTGATGGCGGCGGCGCCGCCAGCCAGTGA